The segment ATGGAGGAGGTCGGCGGATCAGCGATAAGCCGCGGCGATCCGCCTGAAGCGGTCACCAGCCTTGCGAACGGAAGTGATGGTTTGTGGCCGATAGCGGACGTCGGGGGGCACCATCGGCTTGTCCGCTAAGGCCGATAACCTCCCATCAGGTCACGAAGTGCGCCTCTTGGCACATGGCGGCGGGGTGGCTGCGAAATTACAGAAAGAGATCACGCTGCGCGGTTCCATCGCTGTCCATGTGAGGAAAACCAGGAAACCGCGGTCTGACTTGAGTTTGATCACGGACATCCTCTGTTTTGCCAAGCCGAGAAATCGTTACCGGTGACTCGGCTCTGGCCTGGGAGGATGTCAATGCATTACAGCGACGGCATGGCGTAGCCTTCGATTTTTGCGGCGTTTACCAGACCGCTCAGGTACTGATGCATCATTTTGCTGCCCGCCATCTGGGTCAGGTATTGCTGCAAACGTTCCTTGACGTCGTCAAAACTGATCTGTTCGCCCGCGTGGCGTTCGTTGACCTGGATGATGTGATACCCGAACTGGGTCTGAACCAGATGCGGGGTGATCTGGCCGGCCTCGGTGCTGAAAACGGCCTGTTCGAATTCCGGAACCATTTGGCCGCGGCCAAAGCGGCCAAGGTTGCCGCCCTGCTTGCCCGACGGGCAGGAGGAATGCTGTTCGGCCAGCGTGGCAAACAACGACGGTCCGGCTTGAACTTCGCCGAGCACGCCTTCGGCCTTGGACTTGGTCAGCATGTTGGACAACTCGTCACCGCCGGTCAGCGGGAACAGGATGTGGCTGGCCACGGCGGATTCGCCGCTGCTGAAGCGTTCCGGATACTGCTCGTAAAACTCGCGGCAGGTGGCTTCATCCACCGGCTCGACGTGAATTTCCTTGTCCAGCAGCGCGCCAATGGCTTCCCTGGTATCGCCGGTGTCCAGACCTTCGGCACGGGCCTTTTGCAGCAACAGTTCGCGCAGAATCAGTTCCTGGATGGTGGCCTCGCGCGGCTCGGGTGCATCGGCATGGTGGCTCTGCTCGGCCTGGATCATTTCTTCGGTGATTTCGACGCCGTTAACGAGAATGGACATGTGATTTTCCTGAATGAAAGGGTGGAACGCTGCAAAGGTATACGGCGTGTTGAACAAACAGCCTAGATGAGGCCAATGCGGTGAATGTCAAGAGGACGGGTGCGCGATACGTGATCGCAAGCGGCGGTTGCCGTCATTAAGGAGTCTGTTGCGGGTGGTCAGGAAAGACTCGAGAGCATTCTGCGCATCTTCGCGATATCAGTCTGCTCTGCGCTCATAATCCTCCGCAGGACTCCCCCTGTCATGGAGATCCGCTTGGGTCGGGAAACCGCCGTGCTATTGTAGGGATGCTCTGAATAAGTTGATTTCACCCGCCCCAGATGGCTGAGTGCGTGCGATTTGTTCTCGAGCAACTCCATCTTGGAGTTTCCTGCCCGCCCAAGCTGATGCTCGGCACTGGATGGCGCCGCTAGGGTCGCAACCAGACCATGAAATCCGACCGGAGTTCGGGCCGAAATAGTTACACCACCTTGACGGACTCAATCCTTTGAATCACCGGTTGCATTTTCGGATGTGGGGACAAAAACAACCTTTTATAAAGGCGACTCACCTGATACCTGGGGCCAGGCTGGTATGATCAGATCCCTGCAGCAGCAAGAGAGATTTGGTCAATTTCCAATAACGGGCAATTCCGATTTGCCTGTCTTCACGTTTAAAGATGCGAATGATTGGGCAAAGTACCTCAATCATTTGGAAAGGCTGGGTAATCAGTGAAAGTAAATGAGAGAGCAGATGCTTTAATTGACCTGTGCGTCAAATATGTTGATTATTTAAGTGCGGGTGGCGATGGCGAAAGTGGATTGGCTTTAAGTAAAGCGTTGGAAAATTACGGATTACCGCTTCATGCCCGGGCCTTGTCTACTTATCTCGAGATGGGGGACTGCGTAGGTGCTTTGGCGCTTCCTGCTCCGTGGGCTGCATCCGCGTGTTATTTGGCAAAGAACCCTCCGCAGAATGCTCAGGCATTAGATGTGTGGTTTGATCCATTTGAATTGAGCTTCATGATGAGGAGCGTCAATCCGCCGGGGTTTGGTAGATCGACAATTGGGTGGATTTCAATTGGCCCCGTTTATTACTGGCAATATCATGCCTTTCAACAACTGGTTAAGTATACGAAGAGAGATACCTACTTCCCCTGCAAACCTGATTTATTGGCTTCACGCCCCTTTGGAGTGGATGAGTCGGATTATGCGACGGATATTTATCATGCAGAGGCTTCTGCTTATGCTCTTTGGCATGGTAAGTGGCTTACTTCTGGATTGCGTGCTGAAGCATTAGTTGGCGCCCTGCCGGAAGCGCAGTTGAGTCAAGTGGTCTTGCGTAATTTGTATTTTTGGGATACGAGTCCTGGTGAGAAAGAGGGGGATTGCTCTACCTTTGGGCTAATGAGTGATTTTACTATTGGTCGCTACTCACTTGGCGAATGGGATAGGTCAAAGAGTATAGGGTTTTTTACGGCAATATCCGATCAAGTTGGCCTTCTCCCTGACGAGGCTGTTCCGCGTGATTCTGGTGAATACGTTGAACTGCTTAATTGTTCGAGAAAAGTCTTGACGGGAAAATAATGTCAAATGAATTTTTCAATTAAGCTCATTAATAGAAAAGCTGGGGTGGGCTAATGGATACGGGAAGTATTTCAAAATTGGTATCCCATGCCCTTCGCCACGAACCTTGGCTTTATGAGCTGGAACTCGACGACAAAGGCTGGGTGCCGGTTGAGGAATTGCTGTCCGCCTCGCGTTCAGAAAAGCCAGAGTGGTCGGCCTTGAAAGAGCCCGACTTGGCGGCAATGATCGCGAACTCGGACAAAAAGCGGCATGAATTGCTCGACGGTAAAATCCGGGCCCTTTATGGCCATTCCGTGCCGAATAAATTGCTTAAGCAGCCAGCGGAGCCACCGGCCGTGCTGTACCACGGCACGTCACCAGAAACGGTGGCGTTGATACGGGCGAGTGGCTTGCAACCGATGGACCGGCAATATGTCCACCTGTCGGTGGATACCGCGACGGCGGAGCAGGTCGGTCGCCGCAAGGCCCGATTCCCAGTACTGCTGGAAGTGCAGGCAAAGGTTGCAGCTGCAAACGGTGTGGCCTTCTATCGCGGTAACGATTTGGTCTGGTTGGCAGATCAGGTGCCGGTGCAGTTCATCGAGTTCCCTGATTGATTGTTTACGGCTTTGTTGTATAACCCCGCCACCCGCTGCGGTATGCTAAGGCGATGAACACCACAGCACCCCAGAACAAGAAGCCCAAGCAACGCTACACGACCACCAACTGGCATGACGACGACGCAGCGCTGACCGCACGCGGATCGCTGCTGGTCTGGCTCGACAAAGACATGCAATGCCGAATCCACCAGCAACAACGGCCGGCCAGCCAACTACACCGACGCGGCCATCCAGTTTTGTCTGAGTATCAAATGCCTGTTCAATCTG is part of the Paludibacterium paludis genome and harbors:
- a CDS encoding peptidylprolyl isomerase, encoding MSILVNGVEITEEMIQAEQSHHADAPEPREATIQELILRELLLQKARAEGLDTGDTREAIGALLDKEIHVEPVDEATCREFYEQYPERFSSGESAVASHILFPLTGGDELSNMLTKSKAEGVLGEVQAGPSLFATLAEQHSSCPSGKQGGNLGRFGRGQMVPEFEQAVFSTEAGQITPHLVQTQFGYHIIQVNERHAGEQISFDDVKERLQQYLTQMAGSKMMHQYLSGLVNAAKIEGYAMPSL
- a CDS encoding RNA 2'-phosphotransferase is translated as MDTGSISKLVSHALRHEPWLYELELDDKGWVPVEELLSASRSEKPEWSALKEPDLAAMIANSDKKRHELLDGKIRALYGHSVPNKLLKQPAEPPAVLYHGTSPETVALIRASGLQPMDRQYVHLSVDTATAEQVGRRKARFPVLLEVQAKVAAANGVAFYRGNDLVWLADQVPVQFIEFPD